In bacterium, a single window of DNA contains:
- a CDS encoding SDR family oxidoreductase: MTPGRVAIIAGATGGLGRVVARMLGEGGARLALIGTDRERLDALVKEMGLPSERAVTCVADLRGRQEAATAAEAVLGRFGRAEILLNLVGGWIGARSVEQVSPEDVLEMLGQHLWTTFHLAKAFVPHLTAAGWGRIVAVTSPHATSPGKGVSPYATAPPPRRTPHGPLPRRSRP; the protein is encoded by the coding sequence ATGACTCCAGGGCGGGTCGCAATCATAGCCGGCGCGACGGGCGGCCTGGGCCGTGTCGTTGCGCGAATGCTCGGCGAGGGCGGCGCGCGCCTCGCGCTGATCGGCACTGATCGGGAGCGGCTGGACGCCCTCGTGAAAGAGATGGGACTGCCCTCTGAACGCGCCGTGACATGCGTAGCCGACCTGCGCGGCCGCCAGGAGGCGGCGACCGCGGCCGAGGCGGTGCTTGGCAGGTTCGGCCGCGCCGAGATACTGCTCAACCTGGTGGGCGGCTGGATCGGGGCAAGGTCCGTCGAGCAGGTCTCCCCAGAGGATGTCCTGGAGATGCTCGGGCAGCACCTGTGGACCACCTTCCATCTGGCGAAGGCCTTCGTCCCGCACCTAACAGCAGCCGGCTGGGGTAGGATCGTGGCCGTGACCTCGCCTCACGCCACGAGCCCGGGCAAGGGGGTCTCTCCCTACGCGACCGCTCCCCCACCTCGAAGAACGCCTCATGGACCACTCCCGAGGAGATCGCGGCCATGA